The Pirellulales bacterium DNA window AGGCTGGACACCGATAAAAGCGGCGGCCTGTCACTGGAGGAGTTTGCCGCCGGAGCGCGGGAGGACCGCCCGGAAAACGCCCCTACGCCAGAGGAAATTTTTGACAAATTGGACAAAAACGATGATGGCAATTTGACGTTGCGCGAATTTACGATCCGCCCGGATCATCGGCCCACGCCGGCGCAAATTTTTAAGAAGCTGGACACGGATGGCAGTGGCGGCTTGTCACTGGAGGAGTTTGCCGCCGGAGCGCGGGAGGACCGCCCGGATAACGCTCCCACGCCGGAAGAAATTTTTGCCAAGCTGGACAGGAACGACGACGGCAACTTGAGCTTCCGCGAATTTTCCACCCGGCCCGATCCGCGGCCCAATCCCTTGCAAGCGTTTAAGAAATTGGACACCGACGGGAGTCGTGGTTTATCGCTGGAGGAATTTGCCGCCGGAGCGCGGGAGGACCGCCCGGAAAACGCTCCCACGCCGGAAGAAATTTTTAACAAGCTGGATAAGGACGGCGATGGCAACCTGACCCTGCGCGAATTTACCGCGTTGCGGCATCGGCACGGGAATGGGGGAGAGTCCGGTGATAGCTCGGCGACTAGCACCATTCGCCAAGCGATCTTTGCCAGTCTCACCCGACGACGCTAAGCGGAGGGGAGGGAAGAAGAGTGGGTAGTGGGTAGTGCTGAGTGGACAGTGGGAAGAATAGTGGTTAGTGGACAGTGTTGAGTGGGGAAGCGCAAAGTTACTATCCACCACCCACTATCCATTATCCACCACCCACTACTCACTACTCACTAAACACTACTTCCCCGCCATGGCGGCGGCTAGGATTTTGCTCGTGCTGGGGCGCATGATCCGGGGATCGACCTCTTTGCCCCCTTGCAGGGTGGCGCGGATGTCCTTGCCCGAGATGGACCACGGCTTTTCTTCTTTGTGCCGTTCGCACAGATCGACCCGCCCAATAGACTCATAGTACGCGGCAAAGCCGACCTTGATGGGGTTGATTTTTAGGTCCCCTTTGAGCTTGCTAAAAATCTCTTGCGCGTCAAAGTCCCCCCAAATGGCCGTGCCATCGGCATACGGGGCGTCGGCGTGCTTGCGCCCGATCACAATATCGGTAAAGCCAAAGTTCTGCCGATAAATGCCATGCATGACCGCTTCCTTGGGCCCGCCATAAAACATTTTGATATCCAGGCCAAGCAGAATCACGCGATCCGGCACGGATTCCTTTCGCGCGCTCCACAGACTCGTATCGCTGTCCCCTTCCCCCAGGCCGCGTTGGTTGATGAGCGCTTCGTAGGTTTGCATACGGATTTCGGCGTTGACATCATCCCCCTTGGTCTCGCCAATGAGGGGGTTCAGGCACGCGCCGGCGTTATGCCCTTCGCGTAGCAGGTGTTCCAACCCATAGACCAGGGCGTATTCGTGTGCCCGGTGCAGGGGGTTGCGGGTTTGAAAGGCGACCACGCGGTTCCAGCCCTTACTGGCCAGCAACTGGCGCACTTCCGCCGGCGAGAGGACGTATTTGCCGAATTTGGCGTTTTTCGGCTGGGGAAGCACTTCGACCTCGCCACCGAGCAGATGCGTTTTTTCGGCATCATTCTTTAACACCATGTCGCCGCCAGGGTGGTCTGTCCGTTCTGTCAGATAGACACTCTTGAGGTAGCGCGGTTTATCCCAGGGAAAGATATCGTTGATCGCCAGTGTGGCGACCAGCTTTCCAGCGGAATTGACCAGCGCGACCTTTTGGCCGGTTTTTAACGAACCAGCCTGTTCGGCGGTGACAGGCAGCGCTAGGGGAATCGTCCAGGCGTATTTGGCCCCGTTATGGACAATGTGCTCTTCGTCCAGCACGCGGTTGTACGTTTCGGAATTCATAAATCCGACGAGCGGGCTCAGCCCCCCATCACCCAGTCGGTAGACGGTTGACAGGTCGGCGTCGCTGACGGGGATTTTGACCAGCGACTCGGCCCCGGCGGTAAACGAGGAAATTTGGTCGGCGGGAACGGTGCGGTTGACCGGCGCGGGCAGGTCGCCATGGGGGGGAATCAAATCAGGCATGAAACTCTCCAAAATTGCAAAAAACGTTGACTCACGGACAGGTGCCAATGGTAAAATCCTAGGAATAAGCCGTTGAGTATAGAAAGTTAGGGGCGAAACCTCAATGGAGGCGGCATTTTCCTGGTAAAGATGCGAAAATGACGCTAGCAGGTGGTTCTTGTCTTGCGACTTACATAATTTGTTAGTGGCATTTGTAATGTGGTTTGAACTTACTTGTTTTCCAGAGAAAATTACCCAACTCTTAACCATGCCAATTTTTTTTCATCGCTGTTATGCTGCTCGGCTGATTGTAACCGTTGTGGCATATTTATTTACTGATCTTACTGTAATAGCTTCCGAGCAATCCCCACAAGCCAAACTCGCCCTCGCCCCGCTACAAACCCTCGTGGGGGAGTGGAAAGGGGTCGGCCTGCCCAAACGTGGGTCGAATGTCGGCGCCTGGGGAGAGACCGCCGCTTGTGCCTGGAGCTTTACGCCGGACCAAACCGCGCTGCGGCTGGAATTGACGGATGGCAAATACTTTTCGCAGTTGCTGATCACACCCGGCGAAAAACCCGACCAGTTTATGATCGCAGGAACCCTGCCCGACGGCAAAACCATCGAGGATTACGCCGCCACGCGGGATAAAGAAGGGACGCTGGTATTGCTGCGCAAAACAGCCGAACAACCAACTACAACCGCTGCGCAGCCCCCGGACCAACCCCAGAAACAACCCGCGGACAATCCACCCCCCACCGACCGACCCGCGCGCATCACCATCAAGACTCTGGCGGAGGGGGACCGGCTAGTGGTCCTGTACGAACGCGCCGCCGGAAAGCAATTTTCACGCCTGGCGGAAGTCGGCCTGACGCGCCTGGGCGGGAATTTTGCCAAAGGGGCCGCCGGACCAGAATGCATCGTCACGGGGGGGTTGGGAACAATTGAAGTGAGCTACCAGGGGAAGACCTACTTTGTCTGTTGCACCGGTTGCAAAGAGGCATTTGAGGAAGACCCGGCCGGAATTATCGCGGAATATCTGGCCAAGAAAAAGAAATAAGCCCCGTGCGCGATCGTATGTGCCATCCGTTCGACGGGACTGTTGTGGTTGGTTGTTGGCTCTTACTCTCCTACCGCAGATGGCACTGGAGTGTGCAGCGTGCCAAACGCCCACTGGATGGAGCGGAGGTAGATCAAGAAGTGTTTTCTGCAGCTAAGCGGTCATGGAACAAATTACTTGGCTACCCGGTTAACGACCAGGGCTCCCCGTTGCCGGCAGCCGATTCTCACTGCAGTAAAAACAATTCCCCTTTGTAGGCGAGTCGAATTCACGTTTGGCAAAAGCGTGATTCGCGGATAATCTAGTATTATTAATTTAAATTCGCTTTGACAAATATACTTGCCAGGCAATTTTCCGTGCACATCTTCACCCTGATGGTAGGATCGTTAGGCTGTCATTAACCCATTCCAAAGTTTTGGCTAAAACTCATGGCTCGTCAACCGATCGCAATCATTGGTTTGTTGTTGATTCTCGCAAGCGATTTCTCAATTGCCTTGGCAACCGCCTCTCTGCCGACAACAGTGACTATTCCCCCGGCGGAGAATGTGAAAGAGCCAATCACAAACTCCCTTGGTATGCGGCTGGTCTATATTCCACCAGGCGAATTTCTGATGGGAAATGGCGAAACCGCGGAATCAATGGCCGATTTTCACAAAACAAATTATCATGCCTTTAACTTGACACCGGAACGCT harbors:
- a CDS encoding EF-hand domain-containing protein produces the protein MRTHRRFLLEQLEARQMLAGHTLGSLMPPRPGNLAGANGGGTNQVGPQHAGQPGHGAGQGHVAENLFKRLDTDKSGGLSLEEFAAGAREDRPENAPTPEEIFDKLDKNDDGNLTLREFTIRPDHRPTPAQIFKKLDTDGSGGLSLEEFAAGAREDRPDNAPTPEEIFAKLDRNDDGNLSFREFSTRPDPRPNPLQAFKKLDTDGSRGLSLEEFAAGAREDRPENAPTPEEIFNKLDKDGDGNLTLREFTALRHRHGNGGESGDSSATSTIRQAIFASLTRRR